The stretch of DNA CCACTCGTAGCAATCGCCCATCCAAGCGTCTCGGCCTCATCGCCTTCATCGCAACATTCGGCGGGCTGCTCTTCGGATACGACACCGGTGTCATCAACGGTGCCCTCGAACCACTCAAAGAAGACCTCGGGCTCACCGCGCTCACCGAGGGCTTCGTCGTCAGCATCCTCATCTTCGGAGCGGCATTCGGAGCACTGATCGGCGGCCGACTCTCCGACCGATACGGCCGACGCCACAACATCTTGCTGCTCTCAGTCGTTTTCATGACCGGAACCCTCGGCTGCGTCCTCGCCCCGACATGGGAGGTCCTAGCAGCCTTCCGTTTCGTCCTCGGTCTCGCGGTCGGCGGTGCATCAGCGACCGTCCCCGTGTATTTGGCCGAGATGTCCCCCGCCGAACGGCGCGGCAGCATCGTCTCGCGCAACGAGTTCATGATCGTCTCCGGTCAATTCGCCGCATTCGTCATCAATGCCGTCATCTTCAACATCTGGGGGGAGCACGATTCAGTCTGGCGGTACATGCTGCTGGTCGCCGTCGCCCCGGCGATCGTGCTTCTGCTCGGGATGCTTCGGATGCCCGAAAGTCCGCGGTGGCTGATCTCACAGGGCCGTCACGACGACGCACTCATGGTCCTCCAACAGGTCCGCACCCCCGAAGCCGCACAGGCAGAAATGGCGGAGGTCGAAGCCCTCGCCGAGGAAGAGAAACTCACCCAGGTCGGCGGCCCAATCGATCTATCCGTGAAGTGGATCCGACGCCTGATGCTGATCGGGATCGGACTCGGGGTATTCCAGCAGTTCACCGGCATCAACTCGGTGATGTATTACGGAACCCAGCTACTAGCAGATGCCGGATTCTCCTCGAGCGCCGCCATCGTCGCGAACACCCTCAACGGTCTGGTCAGCGTGCTCGGCATCACCATCGCACTGAAGGTGATGAACAAAGTCAACCGACGCACCATGCTGTTCGTCGGTTTCGCCCTCATCACCATCTTCCACCTGCTCATCGGCCTGTCCGCCGTGCTCCTACCGGATGGCACCGTCAAGGCGTATTGCATCCTCGTATTCGTCGTCCTGTTCGTCTTCTCCATGCAGGGCACCATCGGACCTCTCGCATGGTTGATGCTCGCCGAAATCTTCCCGCTCAAGATCCGCAGCTTCGCCATCGGCGTCTGCATCTTCGTGTTGTGGATCGCCAATGCCCTTGTCGCGCTGTTCTTCCCACCAGTGGTCGCGGCGATCGGCATCGCTATGACCTTCTTCATCTTCGCCGGCCTCGGCCTGCTCGCCTTGATCTTCACCACACAGGTGCCCGAAACTCGCGGACGTTCCCTCGAAGAGCTCGAAGACGATTTCCGCGAGAAGTACTCCTAACCACGCGTCTTTCAGAAGGAACCGATCATGACGGTGCTCGTCGCGGTAACCGACACCCCCGAGGGTGCCCAAGCCCTCATCGCAGGCAAAGAGGAAGCCGAACGCCTCGGAACCACACTCCTCGTGCTCAACCTGTCCCTCAGCGAGTTCCCACCGACCGAACTTGCCATAGCTGATGAGGCCGACATCCTCGATCGCAGCGGACGTCAAGCCCGCGATCCGGCAGTGACCGTCCTCGACCTCATCCAGGAGCGCCCCGACATCGAACGCCTGGTGATCGGTGTCAAACGCCGAAGCAGGGTCGGCAAGGCCCTTCTCGGCAGTATCAGCCAGAGACTGATCCTGCACTCCCCCGTACCCGTCCTGGCCGTCAAGAACGAATGAGGCCAGCACCGCAGGACCGGTCGCGCCAGTAGTCCGCGCAAGAGGAGACCAGCGAGGTCTCCGCGCACAGGCGGAGTAAGGCGGGATTGGCACCCGCGCTGCTATGGGACTACCGGCCTGTCAGGTCGTGGACTACCGAGAACCGGACCATTGCGCCAGACGCGAACACGTATTGAGACCGACGATGTTTCTCGCCGGCCTTCCACGGAGTCACCTCGGCGTCGGTCTACTGACCATTGCCGCGTCCGCGCTACCAACTGCTGCCGAATGGTCCGGGTGGCGGCTCGACGGGATACGCCGCGACGTCCATGATCACCGAGCCTTCGCACGGCCCGCCGTCGATGTCGGTACGCCAGGAACCGGTCAGCGTCCCGTCTGGTTGCGGTGTGTAGTACGCAACCGAATGCGCCGGCGCCCACACCTTCGGCACACCCTCACCTTGGTAGCAGTCCCACTCCCAGTCGTACGTGTGGACCCAGCTGGTCCCGTCCCAGATGTATCGCGGCGGTAGCGGCAGTGTCGGGTTGGCCGGCGTCGGCCCATCGGTCACGGTGGCAACGCAGGAATCGTCCGTGCAACTCGTCTCGAATCGGTACGTATCAGCGAAGTCGGGCTCCCACTGCCGCGCAGCCAAACTCGTACCGGTCTTCGTCGCGGCGAAGCGCTTCAACGAGTACTCGCCCGACCAGGACGGCTGCATCGGTGCCGCCCCCGCAGGCACAGCCCCGGCAACCGACCAGGACGCGATCAACGCGACTATCAGCAGTGACTTGCGCATGACGAGATTGAATCACAGGTGCCGGCGATGTATTGCGTATACAAACCGGCTTCGGCGACACCGCGCTGGCTCGCCGCCCGACTGTCTCGGGTCCGGTGAAATGGTTGCGCAGCGCGGCGCACTGGCCGCTTTGGTGATCCGAGCGCGCATGCCCGGCGTGGCGCGCACTACCCTCGACCTGTCTCGACCCCTGGCGCCGCAGGCGGTGCGGCCTCGGCATTCACCTTTCGCCGACGAATCCGTCACCGGTCATCGCTCACCGTGTTTCGCTCTACGCTTTCTGTATGAGCACGTC from Rhodococcus opacus B4 encodes:
- a CDS encoding universal stress protein, producing the protein MTVLVAVTDTPEGAQALIAGKEEAERLGTTLLVLNLSLSEFPPTELAIADEADILDRSGRQARDPAVTVLDLIQERPDIERLVIGVKRRSRVGKALLGSISQRLILHSPVPVLAVKNE
- a CDS encoding sugar porter family MFS transporter, which encodes MLTDSGRATAATSSSTRSNRPSKRLGLIAFIATFGGLLFGYDTGVINGALEPLKEDLGLTALTEGFVVSILIFGAAFGALIGGRLSDRYGRRHNILLLSVVFMTGTLGCVLAPTWEVLAAFRFVLGLAVGGASATVPVYLAEMSPAERRGSIVSRNEFMIVSGQFAAFVINAVIFNIWGEHDSVWRYMLLVAVAPAIVLLLGMLRMPESPRWLISQGRHDDALMVLQQVRTPEAAQAEMAEVEALAEEEKLTQVGGPIDLSVKWIRRLMLIGIGLGVFQQFTGINSVMYYGTQLLADAGFSSSAAIVANTLNGLVSVLGITIALKVMNKVNRRTMLFVGFALITIFHLLIGLSAVLLPDGTVKAYCILVFVVLFVFSMQGTIGPLAWLMLAEIFPLKIRSFAIGVCIFVLWIANALVALFFPPVVAAIGIAMTFFIFAGLGLLALIFTTQVPETRGRSLEELEDDFREKYS